The following coding sequences are from one Culicoidibacter larvae window:
- the parC gene encoding DNA topoisomerase IV subunit A produces MSTETKILRETLESIMGERFGRYSKYIIQDRALPDARDGLKPVQRRILYAMYKEGNTSEKAFRKSAKTVGNVIGNYHPHGDSSVYEAMVRLSQDWKMRQLLVEMHGNNGSVDGDGAAAMRYTEARLSKISGELLRDIEKQTVDFVPNFDDSINEPTVLPARYPNLLVNGSTGISAGYATDIPPHNLHEIIDATIYRLKHPSAKLEKLMEFVQGPDFPTGAIVQGIEGIEQAFRTGRGRVIIRSKLEVIPGTKKQIIVTEIPYEVNKANLVRRIDEICAAKTLDGFIEVRDESDRQGLRIALDLKKDADHELILNYLYKNTDLQKAYNYNMVAIAHGRPETMGLIPLLDAYINHQIDVVTRRSNYDLRIAKDRQHIVEGLIKAISILDEVIATIRASKDRKDAIENLIAKYEFTNRQAEAIVQLQLYRLTNTDIVSLEAEHKELDEKILFLKSLLEDEAELRKEVVRELKETKDSFPAPRLSRIEHEVTEIKLSTEALISKREGIVTMTREGYVKFTTQRSFAASNQEDYGLKAGDHLIGQFQMENQQVLLAFTSGGNYLYIPVHILPEIRWKDIGQHINNLIQYNTNEKIIAVFAADELSDQQIVTTVSKNGMIKSSLLSDFALQRYSRATAAMTLKGDDEVTTVLMGTEQSQFVLMSKAGYMIVFSQAEVPVVKVKAAGVKAMKLGADDQVATAVATNSGDQFILVTGRATAKRLAVDELEYTGRYKKGYMCLNRVKQNPYEIISAFIYDNESNMVLFNQEEQVATFACREVKKQGLETGGMSIHDGDIDAVYLEAATRIIEKNTDKPKPTKALLDDVDSILESLQQSLTKEPNPEAKPVTEPAPISPKASSVTKQPEPEPEQAEEEDPKVFTIDDFLDDDFE; encoded by the coding sequence ATGAGTACAGAAACTAAAATATTGCGCGAGACGCTTGAATCGATTATGGGTGAGCGTTTTGGGCGCTACTCAAAATATATAATCCAGGATCGGGCGTTACCGGATGCACGAGATGGTTTGAAGCCGGTGCAACGGCGTATTTTGTATGCCATGTATAAAGAAGGGAACACCAGTGAAAAGGCATTTCGTAAGTCGGCGAAGACGGTTGGGAATGTCATCGGGAACTATCACCCGCATGGGGATTCTTCAGTATATGAAGCGATGGTGCGTTTAAGTCAGGATTGGAAGATGCGTCAGCTCTTAGTTGAGATGCACGGGAATAACGGTTCGGTTGATGGCGATGGCGCGGCAGCGATGCGGTATACCGAAGCGCGTTTATCGAAGATTTCCGGGGAACTCTTACGTGATATTGAGAAGCAAACCGTTGATTTTGTGCCTAACTTTGATGATTCAATCAATGAACCGACGGTATTGCCGGCACGATATCCCAATTTGCTTGTCAATGGTTCAACCGGAATTTCAGCGGGGTATGCGACTGATATTCCGCCGCATAACTTGCATGAGATTATTGATGCGACGATTTATCGTTTAAAACATCCATCAGCAAAACTTGAAAAACTGATGGAATTTGTACAAGGTCCGGACTTTCCGACTGGTGCTATTGTTCAAGGTATAGAAGGTATTGAGCAAGCATTTCGTACCGGCCGCGGCCGCGTGATTATCCGTTCAAAACTGGAAGTCATTCCCGGAACCAAAAAACAAATTATTGTTACCGAAATTCCTTATGAAGTAAATAAGGCCAATTTAGTGCGTCGTATTGATGAAATCTGCGCCGCTAAAACGTTAGATGGTTTTATTGAAGTTCGTGATGAATCAGACCGCCAAGGACTGCGAATTGCCCTTGATTTAAAGAAGGATGCCGATCACGAATTAATCCTGAATTATCTTTATAAAAATACCGACTTACAAAAAGCATACAACTACAATATGGTAGCCATTGCTCATGGTCGCCCTGAGACAATGGGTCTGATTCCTTTGCTTGATGCCTATATTAATCATCAAATTGATGTGGTGACTCGCCGCTCAAACTATGATTTACGGATTGCTAAAGACCGCCAGCACATTGTTGAAGGTTTAATTAAGGCAATTTCTATTTTAGATGAAGTTATTGCAACTATCCGTGCTTCAAAAGACCGCAAAGATGCGATTGAAAACTTGATTGCTAAATACGAGTTTACCAATCGCCAAGCGGAAGCAATTGTACAGTTGCAATTATATCGTTTAACTAATACTGATATTGTTTCTTTGGAAGCTGAACATAAAGAATTAGATGAAAAAATTCTTTTCTTAAAATCTTTATTGGAAGATGAGGCAGAATTGCGTAAAGAAGTGGTTCGTGAGTTAAAGGAAACCAAAGATTCGTTTCCGGCACCGCGTTTATCACGTATTGAGCATGAGGTTACAGAGATTAAACTTTCTACAGAGGCATTGATTAGTAAACGCGAGGGTATCGTTACAATGACACGTGAAGGCTATGTTAAGTTTACTACTCAGCGTTCATTTGCAGCCAGCAATCAAGAAGATTATGGCTTAAAAGCCGGCGATCACTTGATTGGTCAATTCCAAATGGAGAACCAACAAGTGTTACTGGCATTTACCAGCGGCGGGAACTATCTCTATATTCCGGTGCATATTTTGCCGGAAATCCGTTGGAAAGATATCGGTCAGCACATTAATAACTTGATTCAATATAACACGAATGAAAAAATTATTGCCGTCTTTGCAGCTGATGAATTAAGTGACCAGCAAATTGTCACCACCGTATCTAAAAACGGAATGATAAAATCAAGCTTGCTCAGTGATTTTGCTTTACAACGCTATTCACGGGCAACTGCTGCCATGACCCTAAAAGGCGATGATGAAGTAACCACGGTATTAATGGGTACTGAACAATCACAATTTGTCTTAATGTCAAAAGCCGGCTACATGATTGTCTTTAGCCAAGCTGAAGTACCGGTTGTAAAAGTAAAAGCTGCCGGTGTAAAAGCTATGAAACTTGGTGCTGATGACCAAGTAGCGACGGCAGTTGCAACCAACAGCGGTGACCAATTTATTTTAGTCACCGGGCGGGCAACCGCTAAACGTTTGGCAGTTGACGAACTGGAATACACCGGACGGTATAAAAAAGGCTATATGTGTCTGAACCGGGTAAAACAAAACCCATATGAAATTATCTCGGCATTTATTTATGACAATGAAAGTAATATGGTGCTCTTTAACCAAGAAGAACAAGTGGCAACCTTTGCTTGCCGCGAAGTGAAAAAACAAGGACTTGAAACCGGTGGCATGAGCATCCACGATGGCGACATTGATGCGGTCTATCTTGAAGCAGCCACCCGGATCATTGAAAAAAACACTGATAAACCAAAACCGACAAAAGCATTGCTTGATGATGTTGACAGCATCTTAGAGTCATTGCAGCAGTCATTGACCAAGGAACCAAACCCCGAGGCGAAACCGGTGACCGAACCGGCACCGATTTCACCCAAAGCTTCATCAGTAACAAAACAACCGGAACCAGAACCAGAACAGGCTGAAGAGGAGGACCCGAAAGTATTTACTATTGATGACTTCCTGGACGATGATTTCGAATAG
- a CDS encoding transglycosylase family protein, whose translation MKINLKKNVLNGLRIGIFAAILISVFIFNNRQLQVFAYTEGYVKDDTPVMAAEVKAATEPKTEEVAFVEQPMPTQAYSSVETQETAKLAATATVVNVDVGDTAVWDALAACESGGNWATNTGNGYYGGVQFSLATWQSVAPRVGVYDAYPHLASKEDQIKAATWLQQNSGWGQWPACSAKLGLL comes from the coding sequence ATGAAAATAAATCTAAAGAAGAACGTGTTGAATGGACTGAGAATAGGAATATTCGCAGCGATTCTAATCAGTGTTTTCATTTTTAACAACCGACAACTTCAAGTATTCGCATATACAGAAGGATATGTTAAAGATGACACTCCGGTAATGGCAGCTGAGGTAAAAGCAGCTACCGAACCAAAGACTGAAGAAGTTGCTTTTGTCGAGCAACCGATGCCAACCCAGGCTTACAGTAGTGTAGAGACACAGGAAACCGCAAAATTGGCAGCTACAGCTACGGTTGTAAATGTTGATGTTGGTGATACTGCAGTTTGGGATGCGCTTGCAGCTTGTGAATCAGGCGGCAACTGGGCGACAAATACTGGTAATGGTTACTACGGCGGAGTTCAATTCTCTTTAGCAACATGGCAATCAGTGGCACCGCGAGTTGGCGTTTATGACGCATACCCGCACTTAGCATCTAAAGAAGATCAAATAAAAGCAGCGACTTGGTTGCAACAAAATTCTGGATGGGGCCAATGGCCGGCATGCAGTGCCAAGTTAGGCTTATTATAA
- the parE gene encoding DNA topoisomerase IV subunit B translates to MAKVENYDASSIQVLEGLEAVRKRPGMYIGSTDSRGLHHLVYEIVDNSIDEALAGFGTEIKVIIHKDNSITVIDHGRGVPTGMHETGKSTPEVIFTVLHAGGKFGQGGYKTSGGLHGVGSSVVNALSEYMEVEIRRDGVISYIRFENGGHTAVPLETRGKCAKSDTGTITRFKPDASMFSTTDFNFQLIAERLRESAFLISGLKMIIIDERQDKEEIFQYENGLESFVDFLKQDKGIIGSIYTMTGESSTIEVDFACAFSDGYNETFLSFVNNVRTRDGGTHETGAKSAITKVVNDYARKYALIKEKDKNLEGADVREGIIGIVSVRIPEELLQFESQTKSKLGTPQARGAVDAVINEKLMFVLEENKELATSIVKKAQKAQMAREAARKAREDIRLGKQKGKKDALLSGKLTPAQSKDKTKNELFLVEGDSAGGSAKQGRDRKFQAILPLRGKVVNTERAKLADAMKNEEINTIIHTIGAGLGADFNLANCNYDKIIIMTDADTDGAHIQTLLLTFFFRYMRELVEAEKVYLALPPLYKVSKGIGKKEVIEYAWTDEDLSGAIEKIGRGYTIQRYKGLGEMNADQLWDTTMNPETRVLIQVGIDDATDADKNVSILMGDKVEPRRDWIENNVDFTIDDNFEIN, encoded by the coding sequence ATGGCAAAAGTGGAAAACTATGATGCTTCTAGTATTCAGGTGTTAGAAGGTCTTGAAGCGGTCCGTAAACGGCCGGGGATGTATATTGGTTCAACTGACAGTCGCGGATTGCATCACCTGGTGTATGAAATTGTTGATAACTCTATTGATGAGGCATTAGCAGGTTTTGGTACGGAGATAAAAGTAATTATTCATAAGGATAATAGTATTACCGTTATTGACCATGGGCGCGGTGTGCCGACCGGAATGCACGAAACCGGGAAGTCAACACCGGAGGTTATTTTTACCGTGTTGCACGCCGGTGGTAAGTTCGGTCAAGGCGGCTATAAAACCAGTGGTGGTTTGCATGGTGTTGGTTCATCAGTTGTTAATGCTTTATCTGAATATATGGAAGTAGAAATTCGCCGTGATGGTGTCATTTCATATATCCGATTTGAAAATGGCGGACATACTGCAGTACCGCTTGAAACACGTGGTAAGTGTGCGAAAAGCGATACCGGAACAATCACCCGTTTTAAACCGGATGCGTCAATGTTCTCAACCACTGATTTTAACTTTCAGCTGATTGCAGAACGTTTGCGGGAGTCGGCATTTTTAATCTCAGGATTGAAAATGATCATTATTGATGAGCGTCAGGATAAGGAAGAAATTTTCCAATATGAAAATGGATTGGAGTCTTTTGTTGACTTCTTAAAACAAGATAAAGGTATTATTGGCTCAATTTATACGATGACCGGGGAATCATCAACAATTGAAGTTGATTTCGCCTGTGCCTTCAGCGACGGCTATAACGAAACCTTTTTATCGTTTGTTAACAACGTGCGGACTCGTGATGGCGGAACGCATGAAACCGGAGCGAAGAGTGCGATTACTAAAGTAGTGAATGATTACGCCCGCAAGTATGCTTTGATTAAAGAGAAGGATAAAAACTTAGAAGGTGCCGATGTCCGCGAGGGGATTATTGGTATTGTATCGGTTCGGATTCCTGAGGAATTATTGCAATTTGAGAGTCAAACTAAGTCGAAGCTTGGTACGCCGCAGGCACGTGGTGCCGTTGATGCGGTTATCAATGAGAAGTTGATGTTTGTGCTTGAAGAGAATAAGGAGTTGGCAACTTCGATTGTTAAGAAGGCACAGAAAGCGCAAATGGCCCGTGAGGCAGCGCGTAAAGCGCGCGAGGACATTCGTTTAGGGAAGCAAAAAGGGAAGAAGGATGCGCTGCTTTCCGGGAAGCTGACACCGGCGCAATCGAAAGATAAAACCAAGAATGAGTTGTTCTTGGTCGAAGGGGATTCAGCCGGCGGGAGTGCCAAACAAGGGCGCGACCGGAAGTTTCAGGCAATTCTGCCGTTGCGCGGGAAGGTGGTTAACACCGAGCGGGCAAAGCTTGCTGATGCGATGAAGAATGAAGAAATTAATACAATTATCCATACTATTGGTGCCGGACTTGGTGCGGACTTTAATCTTGCTAATTGTAATTACGACAAGATTATCATTATGACCGATGCCGATACTGATGGTGCCCATATTCAAACATTATTGCTGACCTTTTTCTTCCGCTATATGCGAGAACTAGTAGAGGCTGAAAAAGTATATTTGGCTTTACCGCCTTTATATAAGGTAAGCAAAGGTATTGGTAAAAAGGAAGTTATTGAATATGCATGGACTGATGAAGATTTAAGTGGTGCGATTGAAAAAATCGGTCGCGGTTATACGATTCAGCGCTATAAAGGTCTTGGTGAGATGAATGCTGATCAGCTTTGGGATACAACCATGAATCCAGAAACGCGAGTGCTTATCCAAGTAGGTATTGATGATGCCACTGATGCTGATAAAAATGTTAGTATCTTGATGGGCGACAAGGTTGAACCGCGTCGCGACTGGATCGAAAACAATGTTGATTTTACTATTGATGATAACTTTGAGATTAATTAA
- a CDS encoding aldehyde dehydrogenase: MIHVPTLVQNQRDFFNTHITKNLNYRLDALENLHSSIQAHEEEILLALEQDLGKGRVEAYTTEVGFVLNSISYAIKHLETWAKPERVRTPIYQMGSTATVYYEPYGTTLIIGAYNYPFQLIMEPLLGAMAAGNTAIIKPSELTPATAQIIETIINETFVSSYISVIQGDAAVVHGLLKQNFDFFFFTGSKRVGQLVAHAAIEQMAPYVLELGGKSPVIVCRDADIQKAAKRIAWGKFLAAGQTCIAPDYIYVDETIKTQFVKALYAAIQKMYTIDPIDNPDYARIINDKHFTRIMNLVDPDKVILGGYYDREKRYIGPTIMDHITWDDPVMQEEIFGPLLPILTFREPSEVIRVLQDKDAPLATYVFTESEAVADRFMHGLQFGGGCVNDVLAQVSNAQLPFGGIKASGSGRYHGFYSFETFSHQKSIVDASKKIEFDIQYPPYRNKLGFIRKILK, translated from the coding sequence ATGATTCACGTACCTACACTAGTACAAAATCAACGCGATTTTTTTAACACCCACATTACTAAAAACCTCAATTACCGACTTGATGCTTTAGAGAACTTGCATTCGAGCATCCAAGCGCATGAGGAAGAAATACTATTAGCGCTTGAGCAGGACCTCGGTAAGGGTCGGGTTGAGGCATATACTACTGAGGTTGGGTTTGTGCTGAACTCAATTTCTTATGCCATTAAACATCTTGAAACTTGGGCGAAGCCAGAACGCGTGCGGACGCCAATTTATCAAATGGGCAGCACAGCAACGGTATATTATGAGCCTTATGGCACGACATTGATAATCGGTGCTTACAATTATCCATTTCAGTTGATAATGGAACCGTTGCTGGGAGCAATGGCTGCCGGTAACACTGCTATTATCAAGCCTTCGGAACTCACTCCGGCAACAGCACAAATTATTGAAACTATTATTAACGAAACTTTTGTGTCTTCATATATTAGTGTTATTCAGGGCGATGCTGCTGTTGTTCACGGTTTACTCAAACAAAACTTTGATTTCTTCTTCTTTACCGGCAGCAAGCGCGTTGGTCAACTTGTGGCTCATGCCGCAATTGAACAAATGGCACCATATGTTTTAGAGCTTGGCGGAAAATCACCGGTTATTGTCTGCCGCGATGCTGATATTCAAAAAGCTGCCAAACGGATTGCCTGGGGTAAATTCCTTGCCGCCGGTCAAACTTGTATTGCGCCTGATTACATTTATGTAGATGAGACAATAAAAACCCAATTTGTAAAAGCGCTCTATGCGGCAATTCAAAAAATGTATACGATTGATCCAATTGATAATCCCGACTATGCGCGGATTATCAATGACAAACATTTCACCCGCATCATGAATCTAGTTGATCCTGACAAAGTTATCCTTGGTGGTTACTACGATCGGGAAAAACGTTATATCGGACCAACGATTATGGACCATATTACTTGGGATGATCCGGTTATGCAGGAAGAAATTTTTGGACCATTATTACCAATCCTAACTTTCCGCGAACCAAGCGAAGTCATCCGCGTGCTTCAAGATAAAGATGCGCCGCTGGCAACATATGTGTTTACTGAAAGTGAAGCTGTTGCTGATCGCTTCATGCATGGTTTACAATTTGGCGGTGGTTGTGTCAATGATGTGTTAGCACAAGTCAGCAACGCCCAATTGCCATTCGGCGGTATAAAAGCTTCTGGTAGCGGCCGTTATCATGGCTTCTATAGCTTTGAAACTTTCTCACATCAAAAATCAATTGTTGATGCCAGCAAAAAAATTGAGTTCGATATCCAGTATCCACCATATCGCAACAAACTTGGGTTTATCCGCAAAATATTGAAATAG
- a CDS encoding DUF4865 family protein: MITMQYKIKLPNDYDMDIIRKRVQLNGMKTDGFQDLIFKAYLISENEHNKQYAPLYLWENQEGMNKFIFDGYFDNILNSFYWTTINIAVPITVDITNNLANAKYVLEVEHPIVPTTSMKKPNFTYPNENCFGKILTYNPDKWQYSEFYFYQELPPQTIQGSVYEILHISE; encoded by the coding sequence ATGATTACTATGCAATATAAAATCAAATTACCAAATGATTATGATATGGATATCATCCGCAAACGGGTGCAACTCAACGGTATGAAAACCGATGGGTTTCAGGACTTGATTTTCAAAGCTTATCTCATATCTGAAAACGAACATAATAAACAATATGCTCCGCTTTATCTTTGGGAAAACCAAGAAGGGATGAATAAGTTTATCTTCGATGGCTATTTTGATAATATCCTTAATTCATTTTACTGGACTACTATTAATATTGCCGTTCCAATTACAGTTGATATTACTAATAACTTAGCAAATGCCAAATATGTTTTAGAAGTTGAACATCCTATCGTCCCAACTACATCAATGAAAAAACCAAATTTTACTTATCCGAACGAAAATTGTTTTGGAAAAATACTTACATATAATCCCGATAAGTGGCAGTATAGCGAGTTCTACTTCTATCAGGAACTTCCGCCACAAACAATACAAGGTAGTGTGTATGAAATCTTACATATCTCTGAATAG